From one Coffea eugenioides isolate CCC68of chromosome 11, Ceug_1.0, whole genome shotgun sequence genomic stretch:
- the LOC113754340 gene encoding ran guanine nucleotide release factor: MPEDISAERPLFGGAISIAFPLRFQDVSNIRQVPDHQEVFVDPARDESLIFELLDFKADVADNGSATWFLQDLAAEQNAEGATVIEQSGVFQADGLQFGDMPTIISTAVGQMAISKGRQGRGAQNLVKVYLANLRLKGVATDVLITAYEPIVINPLSESAIAVGAGVAVPAGQSGCMPMNEVFQLAATSFKVNDWSLFGAAS, encoded by the exons atgcctGAAGATATATCCGCTGAACGTCCATTGTTCGGGGGCGCCATTTCCATTGCTTTCCCTCTCCGCTTCCAG GATGTGAGCAACATTCGGCAAGTACCTGATCATCAG GAGGTATTTGTGGACCCTGCACGAGATGAGAGCTTGATTTTTGAGCTTCTGGACTTTAAGGCTGACGTGGCCGACAATGGAAGTGCCACGTGGTTCCTACAAGACCTTGCCGCTGAACAAAATGCGGAGGGAGCTACG GTGATTGAGCAGTCGGGTGTTTTTCAAGCTGATGGATTGCAGTTTGGAGATATGCCCACTATCATTTCTACTGCTGTTGGCCAAATG GCCATTTCTAAGGGAAGGCAAGGCAGGGGAGCCCAAAACTTAGTAAAG GTGTATTTGGCAAATTTGCGCCTTAAGGGTGTTGCAACAGATGTTCTAATCACAGCCTATGAGCCTATAGTTATAAA TCCCTTGAGTGAAAGTGCTATAGCTGTTGGGGCCGGTGTTGCTGTTCCTGCTGGACAGTCTGGATGCATGCCAATGAATGAGGTTTTTCAACTTGCTGCCACAAGTTTTAAGGTGAATGATTGGAGCCTCTTTGGTGCTGCTTCTTGA
- the LOC113753340 gene encoding protein PHYTOCHROME KINASE SUBSTRATE 1 yields the protein MAMLTLDTASETNIPRTVPFRNSSNLRDASFSSYLNGSEETFVHQLADSSKSCEPLISTPLDHLHLVSKKAEDTEIDIFSADKYFNEGVEEETPRIAHKYSPKLDQKMDPPPELDPLKQQTRSGTPSIRSESSWNSQNALLQNIPRNQLPRKTNKANRRSFLANIACNCSCSDKNSVDIDIPLGENNCNMSANGKQAYGKAGKPTKAVDLVSLSESQSSTLIREDSPCRKFDQLGIGLSTNGHFRFPASHPTTEDNPLEMQRKKEEDDTRRISLEVFGSPTERKGKMSSSLERSLNMLTWDAIVPKVDEIEVQASSRGMYNDTDSDASSDLFEIESFSTNPSQYLTRQASNNSMTQTTCYAPSEASIEWSVATASAADFSVMSDTEELRSTTTKANPRGNGMALNGRSTPVREMPKRRSGILSGCYSQKAVRVAGDVYRTGENTCPGRHQKTEFLMPMTRFHAENEVARFDKRNDHFGQDTRLFTCSQSRRPTELLYKH from the coding sequence ATGGCCATGCTCACTTTGGATACTGCATCAGAAACCAACATCCCAAGAACTGTGCCTTTCAGGAATAGCAGCAATCTCCGTGATGCCTCGTTTTCTTCTTACCTGAATGGTTCTGAAGAAACTTTTGTGCATCAACTTGCAGATTCCAGTAAAAGCTGCGAGCCCCTCATCTCCACCCCActtgatcatcttcaccttgtaAGCAAGAAGGCTGAAGATACTGAAATCGATATATTTAGTGCTGATAAGTATTTCAATGAAGGAGTTGAAGAGGAAACTCCCCGAATTGCGCACAAATACTCTCCAAAGCTCGATCAAAAGATGGACCCTCCACCTGAATTGGATCCACTAAAACAACAGACTAGGTCAGGAACTCCAAGTATTCGCTCTGAATCAAGCTGGAACAGCCAAAATGCATTGCTGCAAAATATTCCCCGGAATCAGCTGCCACGGAAAACAAACAAGGCTAATCGCAGGAGCTTCCTCGCTAATATTGCTTGCAATTGTTCTTGTAGTGACAAGAACTCTGTTGATATTGATATTCCACTCGGTGAAAATAATTGCAATATGAGTGCTAATGGCAAGCAAGCTTATGGCAAAGCAGGAAAGCCAACAAAAGCTGTTGATTTGGTTAGCCTTAGTGAGTCTCAATCTAGCACATTAATCAGGGAAGATTCACCCTGCAGAAAGTTTGACCAACTAGGAATTGGATTGAGCACAAATGGTCATTTTAGGTTCCCAGCATCTCATCCCACAACTGAGGATAATCCACTAGAAATGCAgcgaaaaaaggaagaagatgaTACTAGGCGGATATCATTAGAAGTGTTTGGCTCCCCAACTGAGAGAAAAGGGAAGATGTCCTCAAGCCTTGAAAGAAGCCTGAACATGTTAACTTGGGATGCAATTGTTCCAAAGGTGGACGAAATTGAAGTTCAAGCCAGCTCCAGAGGGATGTACAATGACACAGACAGCGATGCAAGTTCAGATTTATTTGAGATAGAAAGCTTCTCCACCAATCCCAGCCAATATCTTACCAGGCAAGCTTCAAACAACTCAATGACACAGACAACTTGTTATGCTCCAAGTGAAGCAAGTATAGAGTGGAGTGTTGCAACAGCTAGTGCAGCAGATTTCTCTGTGATGTCAGACACAGAAGAGCTGAGATCAACTACAACAAAAGCTAATCCTCGTGGTAATGGTATGGCTCTAAATGGGAGATCTACACCAGTCAGAGAAATGCCGAAAAGGCGTTCAGGTATTCTTTCAGGATGTTACAGTCAAAAAGCTGTTAGAGTTGCAGGAGACGTATACAGAACAGGTGAAAACACATGCCCTGGCAGGCACCAGAAAACTGAGTTCCTGATGCCAATGACAAGGTTTCATGCTGAAAATGAGGTGGCCAGGTTTGACAAAAGAAATGATCATTTTGGCCAGGACACACGTTTGTTCACTTGCTCACAGTCTAGACGTCCTACAGAGTTACTGTATAAGCATTGA
- the LOC113754224 gene encoding protein HGH1 homolog isoform X3: MLGKCCGVLLPSLSRLLAEKKEVSEPAAEALVNLSQNSDLAKKMVDTGVVETAMEILYKENCEITGLLVMLLVNLTQLDAGIDSLLQSGDEKMKGLYIMKLVRSFCTSSSERRGDPFEHVASVLVSISKKEAGRKLLLDPKRGLLKQIIRQFDSVSPLRKKGVSGTIRNCCFEAESQLQNLLLISEFLWPALLLPVAGNKIYSEQDASKMPLELASALSIEREPVADPDIRVQALEAIYLLVLQEAGRRAFWSVNGPRILQVGYEDEGHPKVMEAYEQIGALKCNLFPGVGSCCKRAALVINPRGHRTWLM; this comes from the exons ATGCTTGGAAAGTGTTGCGGCGTTCTTCTTCCATCTCTTTCTCGCCTTCTGGCTGAAAAGAAG GAGGTGTCAGAGCCTGCAGCTGAAGCACTTGTAAATTTGTCACAAAATTCAGATTTAGCTAAAAAGATGGTGGATACTGGTGTTGTTGAGACAGCAATGGAAATTTTATACAAGGAGAACTGTGAAATTACTGGATTGTTGGTTATGCTCCTTGTTAACCTTACACAGTTGGATGCTGGTATTGATTCTTTGCTTCAG TCTGGGGATGAGAAAATGAAAGGCCTTTATATCATGAAGCTTGTCAGATCATTCTGTACGTCATCCAGTGAGAGAAGAG GTGATCCATTTGAACATGTGGCATCtgttcttgtgagcatttcaaAGAAAGAAGCCGGAAGGAAGCTTCTGTTGGATCCAAAGAGGGGACTTTTGAAGCAAATCATTAGGCAGTTTGATTCAGTTAGCCCATTGCGGAAGAAAGGG GTCTCAGGAACCATCCGTAACTGCTGTTTTGAAGCTGAAAGCCAGCTGCAGAATCTTCTTTTGATCTCAGAATTTCTGTGGCCAGCTCTACTCCTGCCAGTTGCTGGAAACAAG ATATATAGTGAGCAAGACGCCTCTAAAATGCCACTCGAGCTTGCTAGTGCACTTTCAATTGAGCGCGAGCCAGTTGCTGATCCTGACATACGTGTCCAAGCACTTGAGGCCATTTACCTGCTGGTATTGCAG GAGGCAGGTCGAAGGGCATTTTGGTCAGTTAATGGACCTCGAATACTGCAAGTAGGTTATGAAGATGAAGGACATCCTAAAGTGATGGAAGCATATGAGCAAATTGGTGCCCTG AAGTGTAATCTGTTTCCTGGTGTTGGCAGCTGTTGCAAGAGAGCAGCTCTGGTGATTAATCCACGGGGGCACCGAACTTGGTTAATGTGA
- the LOC113754005 gene encoding origin of replication complex subunit 6: protein MDLSEIAKKLGLSQPKHLIRKAAELRRLADAQFDSSIIGVGEICKAIMCLEIAASRMDVIFDRQAAIRLSGMSERAYIRSFNSMQNGIGVKNNVDVRELAVQFGCVRLIPFVHKGLSLYKDRFLSSLPPSRRGTADFTRPVFTAVAFYLCAKKYKLNVDKIKLIEICGTSESEFSSVSISMRDLCFDEFGVSKEKKDPREIKGNRALLDALPEKRTVEDGGYLSDDGGEPSAYKKRKRKDRHDYEEWKSTVLGCNGRTKAKAPARSAKQAKLNFFKKAVETQV from the exons atggACCTCTCAGAAATTGCCAAAAAGCTTGGCCTCTCACAACCCAAACACCTTATCCGCAAAGCCGCAGAGCTCCGCCGCCTAGCAGACGCCCAATTTGATTCCTCTATCATTGGTGTT ggGGAGATCTGCAAGGCTATAATGTGCTTAGAGATTGCTGCTTCTAG GATGGATGTGATCTTTGATCGACAAGCAGCGATAAGGTTAAGTGGGATGTCAGAGAGGGCTTATATTAGATCCTTCAATTCAATGCAAAACGGCATTGGAGTCAA GAACAATGTTGATGTTAGAGAATTGGCAGTCCAATTCGGATGTGTAAGGCTCATTCCATTTGTACACAAAGGCTTGTCTTT ATACAAGGATcgatttctttcttccttgccccCATCTCGTAGGGGCACTGCTGATTTCACTCGCCCTGTATTCACTGCTGTTGCATTCTACCTTTGCGCGAAAAAATACAAG CTGAACGTAGATAAGATAAAGTTGATTGAAATCTGTGGCACCTCAGAATCTGAATTTTCAAGT GTATCCATCTCCATGAGGGACCTATGCTTCGACGAGTTTGGCGTGTCAAAGGAGAAAAAGGATCCTAGGGAAATAAAAGGAAACCGAG CACTGCTGGATGCATTGCCTGAAAAGAGGACGGTGGAGGATGGTGGTTATTTATCTGATGATGGTGGGGAG CCTTCTGCCTATAAAAAGCGTAAGCGAAAGGACAGACACGATTATGAAGAGTGGAAATCTACAGTTCTGGGTTGTAATGGTCGCACCAAGGCCAAAG CCCCTGCTAGGAGCGCAAAACAAGCCAAGCTCAACTTTTTCAAGAAGGCTGTTGAAACACAGGTGTAA
- the LOC113751446 gene encoding probable methyltransferase PMT2: protein MANKLNAGDSRTRSSVSIFIVAGLCCFFYLLGAWQRSGFGKGDSIALEVTKNGAACNVIPNLNFETHHGGGAGMIEDSDSNVKEIKPCKPRYTDYTPCQDQNRAMKFPRENMNYRERHCPPQEEKLHCLIPAPNGYVTPFRWPKSRDYVPYANAPYKSLTVEKAIQNWIQYEGSVFRFPGGGTQFPQGADKYIDQLASVIPIENGTVRTALDTGCGVASWGAYLWRRKVITMSFAPRDSHEAQVQFALERGVPAVIGVLGTIKMPYPSRAFDMAHCSRCLIPWGANDGMYMKEVDRVLRPGGYWVLSGPPINWKTNYKAWQRSKEDLEEEQRKIEEIAKFLCWEKKSEKAEIAIWQKRIDADSCRAEQENSGATFCKASDPDDVWYKKMEECITPSDVKGDEASGESIKPFPERLYAIPQRIASGSVPGVSAESYQEDSKKWKKHVNAYKRINKILDSGRYRNIMDMNAGLGGFAAALESPKLWVMNVVPTIAEKNALGVIYERGLIGIYHDWCEGFSTYPRTYDLIHANGLFSLYKDKCDFEDILLEMDRILRPEGAVIIRDAVDVLNKVQKIVRGIRWDFKLTDHEDGPLVPEKILIAVKKYWVAGENNSTSTE, encoded by the exons ATGGCAAACAAACTTAACGCAGGGGATAGTAGGACTAGGAGTTCTGTATCGATATTTATAGTAGCGGGTCTCTGCtgtttcttttatttgcttGGAGCATGGCAGAGAAGTGGGTTTGGGAAGGGAGACAGTATAGCTTTGGAGGTTACCAAGAATGGTGCTGCCTGCAATGTGATTCCAAATCTAAATTTTGAGACCCATCATGGTGGTGGAGCTGGAATGATTGAAGATTCTGATTCAAATGTGAAAGAGATTAAGCCATGCAAACCTCGCTACACTGATTATACTCCATGCCAAGATCAAAACCGGGCTATGAAGTTCCCAAGAGAAAATATGAACTATAGGGAAAGGCACTGTCCTCCTCAAGAAGAGAAGTTGCACTGTCTTATTCCTGCTCCCAATGGGTATGTGACTCCATTTAGGTGGCCTAAGAGTCGTGACTATGTTCCCTATGCCAATGCACCATATAAAAGCTTGACGGTTGAGAAGGCTATTCAGAATTGGATTCAGTATGAGGGAAGCGTATTCAGGTTCCCTGGTGGGGGGACTCAGTTTCCTCAAGGGGCAGACAAATATATCGATCAACTTGCTTCTGTGATACCTATTGAGAACGGGACTGTTCGGACTGCTCTTGACACTGGTTGTGGG GTTGCAAGCTGGGGAGCATATCTTTGGAGGAGAAAAGTTATAACTATGTCATTTGCACCAAGAGATTCCCATGAAGCCCAGGTTCAGTTTGCTCTGGAAAGGGGTGTACCTGCTGTTATTGGTGTTCTTGGAACAATAAAAATGCCTTATCCTTCTAGAGCCTTTGACATGGCACATTGTTCCCGTTGTCTGATTCCATGGGGAGCTAATG ATGGCATGTACATGAAGGAAGTTGATCGAGTTCTTAGACCTGGAGGATATTGGGTTCTTTCTGGTCCTCCCATCAATTGGAAGACCAACTACAAGGCATGGCAGCGCTCCAAAGAGGATCTTGAGGAAGAGCAGAGAAAGATTGAAGAAATTGCTAAATTTCTCTGCTGGGAGAAGAAGTCCGAGAAGGCTGAAATTGCAATATGGCAGAAAAGAATTGATGCTGACTCTTGCCGGGCTGAACAAGAAAATTCTGGTGCTACATTTTGCAAAGCTTCAGACCCAGATGATGTTTG GTACAAGAAAATGGAGGAATGTATAACACCATCTGATGTTAAGGGTGATGAAGCATCTGGAGAAAGTATCAAGCCTTTCCCTGAGAGGCTTTATGCTATTCCCCAAAGAATTGCTAGTGGATCAGTTCCTGGAGTCTCTGCTGAATCATACCAGGAGGACAGTAAGAAATGGAAAAAGCATGTAAATGCTTATAAGAGAATCAATAAAATCCTTGATTCTGGCAGGTATCGTAATATTATGGATATGAATGCTGGATTGGGTGGTTTTGCTGCAGCACTTGAATCTCCCAAATTGTGGGTTATGAATGTTGTGCCTACAATTGCTGAGAAGAATGCACTGGGTGTTATTTATGAAAGAGGGTTAATAGGCATCTATCATGACTG GTGTGAAGGCTTCTCCACATACCCAAGAACGTATGATCTCATTCATGCTAACGGCCTTTTCAGCTTATACAAGGACAA GTGTGACTTTGAGGACATCCTTTTGGAGATGGACCGGATCTTGAGGCCAGAAGGTGCTGTTATAATCCGGGATGCAGTTGATGTTCTAAACAAGGTGCAGAAAATAGTTAGGGGTATAAGGTGGGACTTCAAATTGACAGATCATGAGGATGGTCCCCTTGTCCCTGAGAAAATCCTGATTGCAGTAAAAAAGTATTGGGTTGCCGGTGAAAATAACTCCACTTCCACAGAGTGA
- the LOC113752975 gene encoding sphinganine C4-monooxygenase 1-like gives MEIRGLEISDELMGTFVPIVMYWVYSGIYMMLGGMDNYRLHSRKDEDEKNLVAKKDVVKGVLLQQAVQAVVATLLFAATGNDGEAEGDQQRPLVDLAKQFFIAMVALDTWQYFMHRYMHQNKFLYKHIHSQHHRLVVPYAYGALYNHPLEGLILDTVGGALAFLLSGMSPRASIFFFSFATMKTVDDHCGLWLPGNLFHIFFRNNSAYHDIHHQLHGTKYNFSQPFFVTWDRILGTYMPYTLEKRVDGGFEARPTKDYKED, from the exons atggaGATCAGGGGGTTGGAGATATCTGATGAATTGATGGGTACTTTTGTGCCAATAGTGATGTATTGGGTTTATTCGGGGATATATATGATGCTGGGGGGTATGGATAATTATAGGTTGCATTCGAGGAAAGACGAGGATGAGAAGAATTTGGTAGCGAAGAAGGACGTTGTCAAAGGTGTTCTTCTTCAACAGGCCGTTCAAGCCGTTGTTGCCACCCTCCTTTTTGCC GCTACTGGAAATGATGGTGAAGCTGAAGGAGATCAACAGCGCCCCCTTGTTGATCTTGCTAAGCAGTTCTTCATTGCAATGGTGGCCTTAGATACGTGGCAGTATTTCATGCACCGATACATGCATCAGAACAAGTTTCTTTACAAGCATATCCATTCTCAGCACCATCGGCTGGTTGTCCCGTATGCATATGGAGCTCTGTACAACCACCCTTTAGAGGGGCTGATTCTTGATACAGTTGGTGGGGCCTTGGCGTTCCTCCTCTCAGGCATGTCTCCTCGAGcttccatcttcttcttctcctttgcTACCATGAAAACGGTTGATGACCATTGTGGACTTTGGCTGCCTGGGAATCTGTTCCATATTTTCTTCAGAAACAATTCTGCGTATCATGATATACACCATCAACTCCACGGTACCAAATATAACTTCTCTCAGCCATTCTTTGTGACGTGGGACAGAATTCTTGGTACTTACATGCCTTACACACTCGAAAAGAGAGTTGATGGGGGTTTTGAAGCAAGACCAACCAAAGACTACAAGGAGGATTGA
- the LOC113754224 gene encoding protein HGH1 homolog isoform X2: MAAELEELLGFLSSPSPPVKKAAVDIIRDYTGSEDGLQMLGKCCGVLLPSLSRLLAEKKEVSEPAAEALVNLSQNSDLAKKMVDTGVVETAMEILYKENCEITGLLVMLLVNLTQLDAGIDSLLQSGDEKMKGLYIMKLVRSFCTSSSERRGDPFEHVASVLVSISKKEAGRKLLLDPKRGLLKQIIRQFDSVSPLRKKGVSGTIRNCCFEAESQLQNLLLISEFLWPALLLPVAGNKIYSEQDASKMPLELASALSIEREPVADPDIRVQALEAIYLLVLQEAGRRAFWSVNGPRILQVGYEDEGHPKVMEAYEQIGALLLQESSSGD; encoded by the exons ATGGCGGCAGAGCTGGAAGAACTGCTGGGCTTCCTTTCATCCCCTTCTCCACCT GTAAAAAAAGCAGCAGTTGACATTATTCGGGATTATACAGGATCGGAGGATGGCTTGCAAATGCTTGGAAAGTGTTGCGGCGTTCTTCTTCCATCTCTTTCTCGCCTTCTGGCTGAAAAGAAG GAGGTGTCAGAGCCTGCAGCTGAAGCACTTGTAAATTTGTCACAAAATTCAGATTTAGCTAAAAAGATGGTGGATACTGGTGTTGTTGAGACAGCAATGGAAATTTTATACAAGGAGAACTGTGAAATTACTGGATTGTTGGTTATGCTCCTTGTTAACCTTACACAGTTGGATGCTGGTATTGATTCTTTGCTTCAG TCTGGGGATGAGAAAATGAAAGGCCTTTATATCATGAAGCTTGTCAGATCATTCTGTACGTCATCCAGTGAGAGAAGAG GTGATCCATTTGAACATGTGGCATCtgttcttgtgagcatttcaaAGAAAGAAGCCGGAAGGAAGCTTCTGTTGGATCCAAAGAGGGGACTTTTGAAGCAAATCATTAGGCAGTTTGATTCAGTTAGCCCATTGCGGAAGAAAGGG GTCTCAGGAACCATCCGTAACTGCTGTTTTGAAGCTGAAAGCCAGCTGCAGAATCTTCTTTTGATCTCAGAATTTCTGTGGCCAGCTCTACTCCTGCCAGTTGCTGGAAACAAG ATATATAGTGAGCAAGACGCCTCTAAAATGCCACTCGAGCTTGCTAGTGCACTTTCAATTGAGCGCGAGCCAGTTGCTGATCCTGACATACGTGTCCAAGCACTTGAGGCCATTTACCTGCTGGTATTGCAG GAGGCAGGTCGAAGGGCATTTTGGTCAGTTAATGGACCTCGAATACTGCAAGTAGGTTATGAAGATGAAGGACATCCTAAAGTGATGGAAGCATATGAGCAAATTGGTGCCCTG CTGTTGCAAGAGAGCAGCTCTGGTGATTAA
- the LOC113754224 gene encoding protein HGH1 homolog isoform X1 yields MAAELEELLGFLSSPSPPVKKAAVDIIRDYTGSEDGLQMLGKCCGVLLPSLSRLLAEKKEVSEPAAEALVNLSQNSDLAKKMVDTGVVETAMEILYKENCEITGLLVMLLVNLTQLDAGIDSLLQSGDEKMKGLYIMKLVRSFCTSSSERRGDPFEHVASVLVSISKKEAGRKLLLDPKRGLLKQIIRQFDSVSPLRKKGVSGTIRNCCFEAESQLQNLLLISEFLWPALLLPVAGNKIYSEQDASKMPLELASALSIEREPVADPDIRVQALEAIYLLVLQEAGRRAFWSVNGPRILQVGYEDEGHPKVMEAYEQIGALKCNLFPGVGSCCKRAALVINPRGHRTWLM; encoded by the exons ATGGCGGCAGAGCTGGAAGAACTGCTGGGCTTCCTTTCATCCCCTTCTCCACCT GTAAAAAAAGCAGCAGTTGACATTATTCGGGATTATACAGGATCGGAGGATGGCTTGCAAATGCTTGGAAAGTGTTGCGGCGTTCTTCTTCCATCTCTTTCTCGCCTTCTGGCTGAAAAGAAG GAGGTGTCAGAGCCTGCAGCTGAAGCACTTGTAAATTTGTCACAAAATTCAGATTTAGCTAAAAAGATGGTGGATACTGGTGTTGTTGAGACAGCAATGGAAATTTTATACAAGGAGAACTGTGAAATTACTGGATTGTTGGTTATGCTCCTTGTTAACCTTACACAGTTGGATGCTGGTATTGATTCTTTGCTTCAG TCTGGGGATGAGAAAATGAAAGGCCTTTATATCATGAAGCTTGTCAGATCATTCTGTACGTCATCCAGTGAGAGAAGAG GTGATCCATTTGAACATGTGGCATCtgttcttgtgagcatttcaaAGAAAGAAGCCGGAAGGAAGCTTCTGTTGGATCCAAAGAGGGGACTTTTGAAGCAAATCATTAGGCAGTTTGATTCAGTTAGCCCATTGCGGAAGAAAGGG GTCTCAGGAACCATCCGTAACTGCTGTTTTGAAGCTGAAAGCCAGCTGCAGAATCTTCTTTTGATCTCAGAATTTCTGTGGCCAGCTCTACTCCTGCCAGTTGCTGGAAACAAG ATATATAGTGAGCAAGACGCCTCTAAAATGCCACTCGAGCTTGCTAGTGCACTTTCAATTGAGCGCGAGCCAGTTGCTGATCCTGACATACGTGTCCAAGCACTTGAGGCCATTTACCTGCTGGTATTGCAG GAGGCAGGTCGAAGGGCATTTTGGTCAGTTAATGGACCTCGAATACTGCAAGTAGGTTATGAAGATGAAGGACATCCTAAAGTGATGGAAGCATATGAGCAAATTGGTGCCCTG AAGTGTAATCTGTTTCCTGGTGTTGGCAGCTGTTGCAAGAGAGCAGCTCTGGTGATTAATCCACGGGGGCACCGAACTTGGTTAATGTGA
- the LOC113751644 gene encoding cullin-3A, with the protein MNSSNQKKRNFQIEAFKHKVVVDPKYADKTWKILEHAITEIYNHNASGLSFEELYRNAYNMVLHKFGEKLYSGLVGTMTLHLQEMAKTIEAAQGNLFLEELNRKWNDHNKALQMIRDILMYMDRTFIPSNRKTPVHELGLNLWRDNVIHSSKIQTRLLDTLLELIQKERTGEIINRGLMRNIIKMLMDLGSSVYQEDFEKHFLEVSADFYRAESQDFIECCDCGDYLKKAERRLNEEIERVSLYLDSKSETKITNVVEKEMIASHMLRLVHMDNSGLVNMLIDDKYEDLGRMYNLFRRVPNGLPTIRDVMTSHLRETGKQLVTDAEKLKDPVEFVQCLLNEKDKYDKIINLAFSNDKTFQNALNSSFEYFINLNPRSPEFISLFVDEKLRKGLKGVSEEDVETILDKVMMLFRYLQEKDVFEKYYKQHLAKRLLSGKTVSDDAERSLIVKLKTECGYQFTSKLEGMFTDMKTSQDTMQGFYAAYAAELGDSPTLVVQVLTTGSWPTQPSITCNLPAEMSALCEKFRSYYLGTHTGRRLSWQTNMGTADLKAIFGKGQKHELNVSTYQMCVLMLFNSADRLSYKEIEQATEIPSSDLRRCLQSLACVKGKNVLRKEPMSKDIGEEDAFFVNDKFTSKFYKVKIGTVVAQKESEPEKQETRQRVEEDRKPQIEAAIVRIMKSRRVLDHNNIIAEVTKQLQSRFLANPGEIKKRIESLIERDFLERDSSDRRLYRYLA; encoded by the exons ATGAATAGTAGTAATCAGAAGAAGAGGAATTTCCAGATAGAGGCGTTCAAGCATAAAGTGGTGGTGGATCCGAAATACGCTGACAAGACTTGGAAGATTCTGGAGCATGCAATTACCGAGATTTACAACCATAACGCCAGTGGCCTCAGCTTCGAAGAGCTTTATAG AAATGCTTACAACATGGTGTTGCATAAATTTGGTGAGAAGCTGTACTCAGGCCTTGTAGGGACAATGACTCTTCACCTACAAGAGATGGCAAAAACCATAGAGGCGGCCCAAGGTAATTTGTTCCTGGAAGAGCTTAACAGAAAATGGAATGATCATAACAAGGCATTGCAGATGATCCGTGACATATTGATGTACATGGACCGGACTTTCATTCCCAGTAATCGTAAAACCCCTGTTCATGAGCTTGGGCTAAATCTCTGGAGGGACAATGTGATACATTCAAGTAAGATACAGACTAGGCTTCTGGATACGCTTCTTGAACTCATACAAAAAGAAAGGACTGGTGAAATCATTAACAGGGGGCTGATGAGAAATATAATTAAGATGCTAATGGACTTGGGATCTTCAGTGTATCAAGAAGACTTTGAGAAACATTTTCTTGAAGTTTCAGCTGATTTTTACAGGGCAGAATCACAGGATTTCATCGAGTGTTGTGATTGTGGAGACTATCTTAAGAAAGCTGAAAGACGTCTAAATGAAGAGATCGAGAGGGTCTCACTGTACTTGGATTCAAAGAGTGAAACTAAGATTACCAATGTCGTGGAGAAGGAGATGATTGCGAGCCACATGCTTCGACTAGTTCACATGGATAATTCAGGCTTGGTGAATATGCTAATTGATGACAAGTATGAGGATTTGGGGAGGATGTACAACTTATTCCGCCGGGTCCCTAATGGTCTTCCAACAATAAGAGATGTTATGACTTCACATTTAAGAGAAACTGGTAAGCAGCTTGTTACTGATGCTGAGAAGTTGAAGGATCCTGTCGAATTTGTCCAGTGCCTCTTGAATGAGAAAGATAAGTATGATAAAATCATAAATTTAGCTTTTAGCAATGACAAAACTTTCCAGAATGCCTTGAACTCCTCCTTTGAGTACTTCATTAATCTTAATCCTCGTTCTCCGGAGTTCATTTCTTTGTTTGTGGACGAGAAACTGCGGAAAGGTCTGAAGGGAGTCAGTGAGGAAGATGTTGAGACTATTCTTGACAAGGTTATGATGCTTTTCCGGTATTTGCAGGAGAAGGATGTCTTTGAGAAATACTACAAACAGCATTTGGCAAAACGACTTCTATCAGGAAAAACAGTTTCTGATGATGCTGAGAGAAGTCTGATAGTCAAGTTGAAGACAGAATGTGGGTATCAGTTTACGTCAAAATTAGAGGGTATGTTCACTGACATGAAAACATCTCAGGATACTATGCAAGGGTTTTATGCTGCATATGCTGCTGAGTTAGGCGATAGTCCCACACTGGTTGTCCAGGTTCTGACAACAGGGTCCTGGCCAACACAACCTAGTATCACTTGCAATCTGCCCGCTGAAATGTCTGCTCTTTGTGAAAAGTTCCGTTCATATTATCTTGGGACACATACAGGTCGGAGGCTCTCCTGGCAAACAAACATGGGCACTGCTGATCTGAAAGCAATCTTTGGAAAAGGGCAAAAGCATGAGCTGAATGTGTCCACTTACCAGATGTGTGTCCTCATGCTATTTAACAGTGCTGATAGGCTCAGCTACAAGGAAATTGAGCAGGCGACTGAGATTCCTTCATCTGACTTGAGAAGATGCTTGCAGTCCCTGGCATGTGTCAAGGGGAAGAATGTTCTTCGGAAAGAGCCAATGAGCAAAGATATTGGAGAAGAAGATGCTTTTTTTGTGAATGATAAGTTTACAAGCAAGTTTTACAAGGTGAAGATAGGAACTGTAGTTGCACAGAAGGAATCTGAGCCTGAAAAACAGGAGACACGTCAGAGGGTTGAAGAGGACAGGAAGCCCCAGATTGAGGCTGCTATAGTTAGGATCATGAAATCTCGGAGGGTGTTGGATCATAACAACATTATTGCAGAGGTGACCAAGCAGTTGCAATCTCGTTTTCTGGCCAATCCTGGAGAAATAAAGAAACGAATTGAATCCCTCATTGAGCGTGATTTTTTGGAGAGGGATAGTTCAGATAGAAGATTGTATCGGTATCTTGCGTGA